ACTAAGCTCCTGATACATCAGTTCACGGCGCTATGGTATCATAGCGCAGGGCAACAGCCTCTTTCGATCGTGTTGTGCCATGACCCGGCCGGCCACCATGCCAATATGGTGTTTTTCGATACGGACCCTCAGGCTGCACCACAGCAGATTATCGAGCGCTACGCTGCACGCTTTAGCATTGAGATGACCAATCGAGAGACCAAGAACCTCCTGGGTGCGGCTGAACCTCAGTGTCGGAAAGAGACCTCGGTAACCCGTGCCCCTATGTTTGCTTACTGGGCCTACTGCTTTGTAGTGCTTTGGTTCGTTGGGCAATTCGTCACTGCAAAGAACCTCGTTGCCGACCCGGCTCCCTGGTACTGCCGGAAAAAGTCGTTCACCTTTTCAGACATGCTGGCAGCAGCTCGAAGGAGTCATTTCTCGCTGAGAATTTATTCGAAAGCCAGCCGAATCAATAAGTTCGAAAAACTCAACGGCCCGCGCTCCACGCGCGGACTCGACCATGCAAGAATCGCGAAACTATAGGTACTGTGATGAAGCTTATCAGGCTGCGTCTGCGCAAGAAATCAATCCCAAGCAGACCGGCTGCCGTTTTGAAGTGACTTGCCGGCCGAGTGTAGGGGCAAATTTGCTCAAAAACTCCGATTTTACAAAGGGTGCAGACGAATGGGTGCTGTCATCGAATGATTATTTTGTTTCGGGCCCGTCTGGTAGCCGGTCGGTACTGCATCTTACAAAGAACGGGAATCTATCTCAGATTGTGGACCTGTCGAACAAATTTCTGCCTGCCGGGACCGAGGTAACACTGCTCGTAGACCTCCGCAACCAGGTTAACCCCGAGGATCTGCATACTCTATGTATCTCGGAATTGGGAAGCGCCGATTCGAAGGACTTCAATTTGCTGGCCGGTCGCGAATGCAGAACGGTCAAAACGACCTGTATCTGGGCCGCATTCAGCATTTCGTATAAGAAGAAGTTGAATCAGTCACTGCTTAAGGTAGAAGTATGTTGTGTATCCGAGTCATCCGGGCTGTGCGTGACCAATGTATCTCTCATAGTGGATAAAATTGAATCTTGATGCTGATTCGCTTTTCTTCTCATAATCCGGGATGCTGGAGGTATCCTTCACTATCTTATGTGCATAACTGCGAAATGGTATCATACTCTCTCAATACTGGTATCGGATTACTTTAAGACCTTAGAAACACTATAAACAAAAGGTGAGATTATTGTGGATCGAGCCCCTGATGGGGCTCGGATCTTACAAGGTGTTTGAAGAAAGATGTTCTTGCAGGATGTTCTGGATATATTCCGGGTTGGATGTATGCAATTTGCTATTCTGCCTCGAAGATTTTCTCTCTAAGCTCTTTCCCTGCTTTGAAGAAAGGCAAACGTTTTCCATCCACTACGATTTTGTCCCCGGTTTTTGGATTCCTGCCGGTATATCCTTCATATTCTCGTACCTCGAAGGACCCGAATCC
The sequence above is a segment of the Desulfomonile tiedjei DSM 6799 genome. Coding sequences within it:
- a CDS encoding HU family DNA-binding protein; this encodes MNKSDLSAALAKDLNIPLRKSEEIVEVIFGTMFNALSNHDRIEIRGFGSFEVREYEGYTGRNPKTGDKIVVDGKRLPFFKAGKELREKIFEAE